The stretch of DNA CGCCCCGCTCGGCGAGCACCAACGGCGCCGACTTCGCCGTGGACTCCGGCTTCCTCAAGGAGATCTGACCCGAGTGGATCCGGCCGGTGGGGGGGGCGGCCCCGGGCGGGCCGCCCCCGACGCCCGTCAATGGCGGGTGTAGAGCATGATCGGGCGGCCGTCCGGGTCGGCGACGTAGGCCATCCGCTCGTTCCACGGCATGTCCTCCGGTTCGCGCAGCACCGGGACGCCGGCCGCGCGGAGCCGGGCGGTCTCGGCGTCCACGTCGCCGGCCTCCAGGCAGAGCTCGAACTCCGGTGGTCCGCCGGGCTCCGCGGTCGGCCGGCCGTGCGCTGCCGGGGAGGCCGCCGAGCCCAGCCCCAGCGCGCAGGGGCCCAGGGCCAGCTGCACGAACTCCGCGGGGAGCGAGGGGTCCGCGGGGAACCGGAAGGCCTCGGTGAAGCCGAGCAGTCCGGTGTAGAAGCCGGCGAGCCGGTCCACGTCGCCGGTGTAGACCAGCGGGAAGGGCAGGCGGAGCCCTGCGTCCCGCCCTCCCCCGCCGGGCCGGTCCGCCCCTGGGGCCGCCGCCGCCCGGAGCCGGTTGCCGTCGGGGTCGCGCAGGTCGACCTGGCGGCCCCAGGGCATCTCCTCGACCGGGGCGCCGAACTCCGCGGCGACCGCGTCCACGTCGCGCACCCACAGGTGGACCAGGGTGTCGGGGCGGGCGTCGCCGGTGTGCTCGGAGAGGAAGAGCCGGACCTCGCCGCGCGCCACCGAGACGAAGGCGGGAAACCCCGGCTCGAACCGGTGCACCCACTCCTCGGCGAAGCCCAGCCGGGCGTACCAGGCCGCGGCCGCTCCGGCGTCGGCCACCCGCAGGATCGGGACCGCCTGCTCCTGGACGTCCTCCATGTCCGGCTCCCTCCGTCCGGCCCCGCACCGGTGCGGGGCGTCTCCGCGATCGTCCCCCGCGGCACCGACATCCGGCGGCGAACGGGACCGGAGCCCCGGCGGCGGTCCAGGCCGAGATCGCCGGAAAGGCGGCGGGTCAGCGGGCGGTCAGGGCGTGCAGGTAGGCGTCCCACAGCGCGTCGGTGCGGGCGGCGGTGCGGGCGGCGGCCTCGGCGGCGCCGGCGCGCAGCCGCTCCGCCGTCCCCGGGGCGGCGAACGCGGCCAGGGCGCGGGCCAGGTCCTCCGGGTCGCCGGGGGCGCACAGCAGGCCGTCGGCGCCGTCGCGCACCGCGTCCGGCAGGGTCCCGGTGCGGGTGGCGATCACCGGGAGGCCGTGCCGCTGCGCCAGCAGGACGTTCTGCGTGGCGGTGGCCGACCGGTAGGGCAGCACCGCCGCGTCGGCCGCGGCGAACAGCGCGCCCAGCTCCCCGGCGGGCACGTACCCCTCGCGGAACTCCACCCGGTCGGCGACGCCGAGCTCCCGGGCCAGGCCGCGCAGTTCGGCCGAGCCGCCCCAGAACTCCCCGGCGACGGTGAGCAGGGCGCCCGGCGGGGCGCCCGCGGCGAACGCCCGGAGCAGCACGTCCACCCCCTTGTAGGGCCGGACGATGCCGAAGAAGAGGAAGCGCGGCGGGCCGGGTTCCCGGGGCCGGCCCACCGGGGCCGGTCCGGTCTCCGGCAGGTGCGGCGGGAGCTCGGCGGCGCGCACGTCGGCCCCGGGGGCCAGGCCGCGCGCCAGCCCGGCCTGCTCGGCGGAGTGCACCAGCACGGTGCCGGCCCGGCGGAGCAGCGCGCGCATCAGGGCGGTGTCGCCCGGCCGCCGCTCGTGCGGCAGCACGTTGTGCGCGATGACCGCGGTGCGCGCCGCGCGGCCCACCCCGGCCAGCAGCACCAGGTAGGCGGGGACCTGCACCGGGGAGAGCGCGGCGACCGCCACCAGGTCGGCCGAGCGCCCGGCCCGGCGGCCCGTGCGCAGCCAGCCGTCCGGCCGGTACCAGGCCAGGTCGCGCCGGGTCGCCGGGTAGGGCTCGCCCTCCGGGGCGTGCACCGTCTGCCGGCCCGGGTAGAGCGCGGCCGGGTACTGCGCCCGCCACGACTCCAGCACGGTGGGGTGGCCGGCCGCGGCGAGCCGGTGCGCCAGCTCGGTGGTGTGCCGCGCCCCGCCGCCCTTGTAGGGGTGGGCCGGGCCGACCAGGACCACCCGCTCCGCTGCGCCGGGCACCGCTCAGACCCCGTTCCGGGAGCGGACGATCAGGTCGGCCAGGAGCGCGACCGCCCCCACGATCAGCCCCGTGGTCAGCAGCATCACCGTGTTGTTCGGGATGTAGAGCGGGTTGCGCACCTGGTCGAAGACGAACTTCACCGCGCCGATGCCGACCAGCCACAGCGCGGGCGGCATCAGCACCTTCAGCGGGTTGAAGTACATCACCATCCGCACCACCTGGAGGATGTAGCGGTAGGCGTCCCGCACGAAGTGGAACTTGGAGCGTCCCTCCCGCTTGGCGTAGTCGATCGGCAGATAGGCGATCCGGTGCTGGTTGGAGAGGAAGGCCAGGGTGATCGTGGTGACGCAGGAGAACCCGGGCGGGAGCAGCCGCAGGTAGGGCAGGGAGACCGAGCGGCGGAACGCGCGCAGGCCGGAGTTGAGGTCGGGGATCTCGCTGTTGGTGAGCCGCTCGGCGAGCTTGCGGACCGCCCACTTCGCCGGGACGCGCAGGAGGCGGTGCGTGCCGGCCTCCCGGGTCCGCGCGCCCACCACCTGGTCGGTGGAGGGGTCGGCGTCCAGCAGCGCGACCAGCTCGGGGATGCGCTCGTTGGGATAGGTCATGTCGGCGTCGGTCCACACCACGATCTCGCCGCGGGCCCGCTGGGTGCCGATCCGGCGCACCGTGCCCGCCCCTCCGTTGTGCCCGAAGGCGATCACGCTCATGTGCGGGAAGCGCGGCTCGGCCTCGCGCAGCCGGTCCAGCGTGCCGTCGGTGGAGGCGTCGTCCACGGCCAGCAGCTCGTAGCTGTATCCGGAGGCGTCCATCGCCGCGCAGATCCGCTCCACCTCGCGCACCACGTGCGCCTGCTCGTTGTAGCAGGGCAGCACGATGGTGACGCGGGGGCCGCCGTCCGGCCGGTCCGCCTCGCTCGTCTCGTTCCGGGTCACTCGTTCCCCTCGCGGATGGGGTGTCATTGCCTGCCGGGGAGCACGAGGACCCACACGTCCCCCTCGAACGGCCAGGCCCCGGAGGGGGGCCGGGTCAGCGTGCTCGGGTCCTGTTCGGCGCGGACGTGGAAGGGGTGCTCGATCCGGTCGCCCGAAGGAGCGTAGTACTCCAGCGGTTCCCGCTCGTTGGCGGCCAGCACCGGGGTGCGGCCCCGCTCCCGGATGCCCTCGACCGCGCGGGCCACCGTGTCGGGGCCGTCCGCGGCCGCCGTCGGCACGTCGCACATGCCCCGGATGAGCTGGCCGTAGTAGTGGCCCACACCGTCGACGAGTATCACACTGGCGTCGTCGGGGATGGTCGCGCAGAGCCGTTCGGCCGCCGCGACGCTGCCCGCGTCGCCGCGGTAGCCCATGAT from Nocardiopsis composta encodes:
- a CDS encoding glycosyltransferase family 4 protein, with protein sequence MPGAAERVVLVGPAHPYKGGGARHTTELAHRLAAAGHPTVLESWRAQYPAALYPGRQTVHAPEGEPYPATRRDLAWYRPDGWLRTGRRAGRSADLVAVAALSPVQVPAYLVLLAGVGRAARTAVIAHNVLPHERRPGDTALMRALLRRAGTVLVHSAEQAGLARGLAPGADVRAAELPPHLPETGPAPVGRPREPGPPRFLFFGIVRPYKGVDVLLRAFAAGAPPGALLTVAGEFWGGSAELRGLARELGVADRVEFREGYVPAGELGALFAAADAAVLPYRSATATQNVLLAQRHGLPVIATRTGTLPDAVRDGADGLLCAPGDPEDLARALAAFAAPGTAERLRAGAAEAAARTAARTDALWDAYLHALTAR
- a CDS encoding glycosyltransferase family 2 protein; protein product: MTRNETSEADRPDGGPRVTIVLPCYNEQAHVVREVERICAAMDASGYSYELLAVDDASTDGTLDRLREAEPRFPHMSVIAFGHNGGAGTVRRIGTQRARGEIVVWTDADMTYPNERIPELVALLDADPSTDQVVGARTREAGTHRLLRVPAKWAVRKLAERLTNSEIPDLNSGLRAFRRSVSLPYLRLLPPGFSCVTTITLAFLSNQHRIAYLPIDYAKREGRSKFHFVRDAYRYILQVVRMVMYFNPLKVLMPPALWLVGIGAVKFVFDQVRNPLYIPNNTVMLLTTGLIVGAVALLADLIVRSRNGV
- a CDS encoding glyoxalase superfamily protein, which encodes MEDVQEQAVPILRVADAGAAAAWYARLGFAEEWVHRFEPGFPAFVSVARGEVRLFLSEHTGDARPDTLVHLWVRDVDAVAAEFGAPVEEMPWGRQVDLRDPDGNRLRAAAAPGADRPGGGGRDAGLRLPFPLVYTGDVDRLAGFYTGLLGFTEAFRFPADPSLPAEFVQLALGPCALGLGSAASPAAHGRPTAEPGGPPEFELCLEAGDVDAETARLRAAGVPVLREPEDMPWNERMAYVADPDGRPIMLYTRH